In Nocardioides sp. InS609-2, a single genomic region encodes these proteins:
- a CDS encoding SURF1 family protein — MRRLRFLLSRRWVIFFVVVIALAWVAWRLGEWQFHRLEDRKQRNAIIERNEALPPAPVTDVLAVGDDVSDQKQWRVVEATGTYDPDDTVIVRYRTREGTSGVDLVVPLVLSDGTALLVDRGWVATETRGSTPDDLPEPPPGEVTVTGWARQDATGDSTDVTDLSTRSISSERIGEALDRPVLGGFVDLRSESPAAETPLAAAELPELDNGPHFFYGLQWWFFGLLAVFGFFYLMYDEWRGVRPKRRGTADPEDDSEGAQHPAVDREHHARQE; from the coding sequence GTGCGACGCCTACGGTTCCTGCTCAGTCGCCGGTGGGTGATCTTCTTCGTCGTCGTCATCGCACTGGCCTGGGTGGCCTGGCGCCTCGGTGAGTGGCAGTTCCACCGGCTGGAGGACCGCAAGCAACGCAACGCGATCATCGAGCGCAACGAGGCCCTGCCGCCGGCGCCCGTGACCGACGTACTCGCTGTCGGCGACGACGTCTCCGACCAGAAGCAGTGGCGGGTCGTGGAGGCCACCGGCACCTACGACCCCGACGACACCGTCATCGTGCGCTACCGCACCCGCGAGGGCACGTCGGGGGTCGACCTGGTGGTGCCCCTGGTGCTCTCCGACGGTACCGCGCTGCTCGTCGACCGCGGCTGGGTCGCCACCGAGACCCGGGGCAGCACGCCGGACGACCTTCCCGAGCCGCCACCTGGCGAGGTGACGGTCACGGGGTGGGCCCGCCAGGACGCGACCGGCGACAGCACCGATGTCACCGATCTGTCGACGCGATCCATCTCCAGCGAACGTATCGGCGAAGCGCTCGACCGGCCCGTGCTCGGTGGCTTCGTCGACCTCAGGAGCGAGTCGCCCGCCGCCGAGACCCCGCTGGCCGCTGCGGAGCTGCCCGAGCTCGACAACGGACCACACTTCTTCTACGGGCTCCAGTGGTGGTTCTTCGGCCTGCTCGCGGTGTTCGGCTTCTTCTATCTCATGTACGACGAGTGGCGGGGCGTGCGACCGAAGCGGCGTGGCACCGCCGACCCGGAAGACGACTCAGAGGGAGCGCAGCATCCCGCCGTCGACCGGGAGCATCACGCCCGTCAGGAATGA
- a CDS encoding SDR family oxidoreductase, whose translation MDLELRDRVFIVTGGARGLGRATAECLVAEGARVVLSGRSEESLAAAKGELGEAVVTVVADNADPEAPATLMAAAHEAWGRLDGAMISVGGPPKGPVTEITDDQWVTAFGSVFLGAVRLSREVGRELPAGGALALVLSSSVRMPLADMAISNGLRPGLAMVAKTLADELGPKGVRVNGLLPGRIGTERVAELDASTGDQEAAREAAIRTIPMGRYGDPGEFGRVAAFLLSPAASFLTGVMLPVDGGMLRSL comes from the coding sequence ATGGATCTCGAACTCCGTGACCGCGTCTTCATCGTCACCGGCGGAGCCCGCGGGCTCGGCCGGGCGACCGCCGAGTGCCTGGTGGCCGAGGGTGCGCGGGTCGTGCTGTCCGGCCGCAGCGAGGAGTCCCTCGCCGCCGCGAAGGGCGAGCTGGGGGAGGCCGTCGTCACCGTCGTGGCCGACAACGCCGACCCCGAGGCACCCGCCACCCTGATGGCTGCCGCGCACGAGGCCTGGGGTCGACTCGACGGGGCGATGATCAGCGTGGGCGGGCCGCCCAAGGGGCCGGTCACCGAGATCACCGACGACCAGTGGGTGACTGCGTTCGGGTCGGTGTTCCTGGGGGCGGTGCGGCTGTCCCGCGAGGTCGGCAGGGAGCTGCCTGCCGGTGGGGCGCTGGCGCTGGTGCTGTCGTCGAGCGTGCGGATGCCGTTGGCCGACATGGCCATCTCCAACGGACTGCGTCCTGGGCTGGCCATGGTCGCGAAGACGCTGGCCGACGAGCTGGGCCCGAAGGGGGTCCGGGTCAACGGGCTGCTGCCCGGACGCATCGGCACCGAACGCGTGGCCGAGCTCGACGCGTCGACGGGTGACCAGGAGGCCGCGCGCGAGGCGGCGATCCGCACCATCCCGATGGGTCGTTACGGCGACCCCGGGGAGTTCGGCCGGGTCGCGGCGTTCCTGCTGTCTCCGGCCGCGTCATTCCTGACGGGCGTGATGCTCCCGGTCGACGGCGGGATGCTGCGCTCCCTCTGA
- a CDS encoding ABC transporter ATP-binding protein, with protein MSLSSGMGPAWRHMRTDRNVDQGRIDRRTVRRVLGFARPHRALIAVFLAITVVDACLVVVTPLLVQRLVDDGIVGKDGSLVTWLALGMAVVAVIGAVLSVIGGWFSSRIGEGLIFDLRTQVFGHVQRQSLAFFTRTQTGALVSRLNNDVIGAQRAFTSTLSTTVSSMISVVVVGIAMLALSWQVTLLCLLLFPILLLTSRWVSGRLAGLTREQMDGNADMGNAMTERFNVGGAMLLKLFGRRDVEDRLFAGKAAHVRDLGIRISLITRVFVAAMLLVPALATALVYGVGGHLVISDALTIGTVLALGTLLLRLLGPLQSLSNVRIDVMTALVSFDRVFEVLDLPSLIEERADAIDLPVGSARLEFDDVSFHYPRADDISLASLESVARKPSNDTGEVLRGVSFAAEPGQMVALVGPSGAGKTTVTHLVARLYDPTSGTVRVGGRDVREVTLESLEDVVGYVTQDAHMFHDTIRTNLLYARPDADDRQVWAALEAAQIASLVRALPDGLDTVVGDRGYRLSGGERQRLAIARLLLKAPAIVVLDEATAHLDSESEAAVQRALDAALEHRTSLVIAHRLSTVRNADLILVLDDGRVVQRGSHEELLASGGLYADLYRTQFSRGGLEEVSP; from the coding sequence ATGTCATTGAGTTCAGGGATGGGTCCGGCGTGGCGGCACATGCGCACGGACCGCAACGTCGACCAGGGTCGTATCGACCGCAGGACCGTACGCCGTGTGCTGGGCTTCGCGCGTCCACACCGTGCTCTGATCGCGGTCTTCCTGGCGATCACGGTGGTCGACGCCTGCCTGGTCGTGGTGACCCCGCTGCTCGTGCAGCGGCTAGTCGACGACGGCATCGTCGGCAAGGACGGCTCGCTCGTCACCTGGCTGGCTCTGGGCATGGCAGTCGTGGCCGTGATCGGAGCCGTGCTCTCGGTCATCGGTGGCTGGTTCTCCTCGCGCATCGGTGAGGGCCTGATCTTCGACCTCCGCACCCAGGTCTTCGGACACGTGCAGCGTCAGTCGCTCGCGTTCTTTACCCGCACCCAGACCGGCGCGCTCGTCTCCCGCCTCAACAACGACGTCATCGGCGCCCAGCGTGCGTTCACCTCGACGCTCTCGACCACGGTCTCCAGCATGATCTCCGTGGTCGTCGTCGGCATCGCGATGCTGGCGCTGAGCTGGCAGGTCACGCTCCTGTGCCTGCTGCTCTTCCCGATCCTGCTCCTGACCTCGCGCTGGGTCAGCGGCCGGCTGGCCGGTCTGACCCGTGAGCAGATGGATGGCAACGCCGACATGGGCAACGCGATGACCGAGCGGTTCAACGTCGGAGGCGCAATGCTGCTGAAGTTGTTCGGCCGGCGCGATGTCGAGGACCGACTGTTCGCCGGCAAGGCCGCGCACGTCCGCGACCTCGGGATCCGGATCTCCCTGATCACCCGGGTCTTCGTGGCCGCGATGCTGCTCGTGCCTGCTCTTGCGACCGCCCTCGTGTACGGCGTGGGCGGGCACCTGGTCATCAGCGACGCGCTGACCATCGGCACGGTGCTGGCGCTCGGCACGCTGCTGCTGCGCCTGCTCGGCCCGTTGCAGAGCCTGTCCAACGTCCGCATCGACGTGATGACCGCGCTGGTCAGCTTCGACCGGGTCTTCGAGGTGCTCGACCTGCCCTCGCTGATCGAGGAGCGGGCCGACGCCATCGACCTGCCGGTCGGGTCCGCCCGGCTGGAGTTCGACGACGTCTCCTTCCACTACCCGCGTGCCGACGACATCTCGCTCGCGTCGCTCGAGTCGGTCGCGCGCAAGCCGTCCAACGACACGGGCGAGGTGCTCCGCGGAGTCTCGTTCGCAGCCGAGCCCGGCCAGATGGTCGCCCTCGTCGGACCCTCCGGTGCCGGCAAGACCACGGTCACCCACCTGGTGGCGCGCCTCTACGACCCCACGTCCGGCACCGTCCGGGTGGGCGGTCGCGACGTCCGCGAGGTCACGCTGGAGTCGCTCGAGGACGTCGTGGGCTACGTGACGCAGGACGCCCACATGTTCCACGACACCATCCGCACCAACCTGCTCTACGCCCGGCCCGACGCCGACGACCGGCAGGTCTGGGCGGCCCTCGAGGCGGCCCAGATCGCCTCCCTGGTGCGCGCCCTGCCCGATGGCCTCGACACCGTGGTCGGCGACCGCGGCTACCGGCTCTCCGGTGGAGAGCGCCAGCGGCTCGCGATCGCGCGGTTGTTGCTCAAGGCGCCGGCGATCGTCGTACTCGACGAGGCGACCGCGCACCTCGACAGTGAGTCGGAGGCCGCCGTCCAGCGGGCTCTCGACGCAGCTCTCGAGCACCGTACGTCGCTCGTCATCGCCCACCGACTCTCGACCGTGCGCAACGCCGACCTGATCCTGGTGCTCGACGACGGTCGGGTGGTGCAGCGCGGTTCGCATGAGGAGCTGCTGGCGTCGGGCGGTCTGTACGCCGACCTGTACCGCACGCAGTTCTCGCGCGGCGGGCTCGAGGAAGTCAGCCCCTAG
- a CDS encoding DUF2231 domain-containing protein, translating into MFDLINGIPLHPLVVHAIVVLLPLATLGTIAIAIRPRWRTPYGPLVVAAALAAIVLCPVATSSGEELERRVGDPGSHAALGDQLVWFALALLASSALLVFLQRRGARSLRSTSTPMLTIVAVVAVIAGLAAGVQVYRVGDSGARAAWGEVADGAPGR; encoded by the coding sequence ATGTTCGACCTGATCAACGGCATCCCGCTGCACCCGCTGGTGGTGCACGCGATCGTGGTGCTGCTTCCGCTCGCGACGCTCGGCACCATCGCCATCGCGATCCGCCCTCGATGGCGCACGCCGTACGGTCCGCTCGTCGTGGCCGCCGCACTCGCGGCCATCGTGCTCTGCCCAGTCGCCACCTCCAGCGGCGAGGAGCTCGAGCGCCGCGTCGGTGATCCCGGCAGCCACGCTGCCCTGGGCGATCAGCTCGTATGGTTCGCGCTCGCCCTGCTGGCCTCGTCCGCGCTGCTGGTTTTCCTGCAGCGGCGAGGAGCCCGCTCTCTGCGCTCGACCAGCACCCCTATGCTGACCATCGTCGCCGTGGTGGCGGTGATCGCCGGGCTGGCCGCCGGCGTCCAGGTCTATCGGGTCGGCGACTCGGGAGCCCGTGCGGCCTGGGGCGAGGTGGCGGACGGAGCACCGGGGAGGTGA
- a CDS encoding phosphotransferase: MWEPQPDWRAMPPGTGTSTVGVWRAALGDRPVVIKRLRRPDAHDPGELLDPTHFAYWRREADVHDTGIVQQTVGLRSAIAAVEEDDLGVTLTREWVEDAATSGPFMSIGMGRFAGSDLPRTRFLAKDQLRHRLLRVERGGGWPTLARTTAADVADHLWQRRESYLQRMELLPQVPQHGDPAPTNMPGRDGDHVVAIDWATLGLGHVGGDLGYLALTSREALEPLLDAYLIGLPRAFADPEDVLLGARVTAVYTALSRAEWALARVAPGEGALAGKLKHPSVAPYLRSLQRLVPHIEALLE, from the coding sequence ATGTGGGAGCCGCAGCCGGACTGGCGGGCGATGCCGCCGGGCACGGGCACGTCCACCGTCGGCGTGTGGCGCGCTGCGCTGGGGGACCGGCCCGTGGTCATCAAGCGGCTGCGTCGACCCGACGCCCACGACCCCGGTGAGCTGCTGGATCCGACCCACTTCGCCTACTGGCGGCGCGAGGCCGACGTCCACGACACCGGCATCGTGCAGCAGACCGTCGGGCTCCGCAGTGCGATCGCGGCCGTCGAGGAGGACGACCTGGGTGTGACCTTGACTCGGGAGTGGGTGGAGGACGCCGCGACCAGTGGTCCGTTCATGTCGATCGGGATGGGCCGCTTCGCCGGCTCCGACCTGCCCCGCACCCGCTTCCTGGCCAAGGACCAGCTGCGCCACCGGCTGCTCCGGGTCGAGCGTGGTGGCGGCTGGCCGACACTGGCCCGGACGACCGCGGCCGACGTCGCCGACCACCTCTGGCAGCGGCGCGAGTCGTACCTGCAGCGCATGGAGCTGCTCCCCCAGGTGCCGCAGCACGGCGACCCCGCGCCCACCAACATGCCGGGCCGCGACGGCGACCACGTCGTGGCGATCGACTGGGCCACCCTCGGACTCGGTCATGTCGGCGGGGACCTCGGCTACCTGGCGCTCACTTCACGTGAGGCTCTCGAGCCGCTGCTCGACGCCTACCTGATCGGCCTGCCTCGTGCTTTCGCCGACCCCGAGGACGTGCTGCTGGGCGCCCGCGTCACCGCTGTCTACACGGCGCTGAGCCGGGCGGAGTGGGCACTGGCCCGCGTCGCTCCCGGTGAGGGAGCGCTAGCCGGCAAGCTCAAGCACCCCAGCGTCGCGCCGTACCTTCGCTCGCTCCAGCGCCTCGTCCCGCATATCGAGGCGCTGCTCGAATAG
- a CDS encoding acVLRF1 family peptidyl-tRNA hydrolase: MATLLLASSRLVRWVENFESRHGDTALTVAEGALAGEAVDGSTFTARLPFATSYVGGAGVAAFVTAVEIPASWGVLLVRKGGFAIARLEREDMVEHKIGQRHVQGRTKAGGQSQQRFARRRDNQARQAYEAAAEHAARILTGVPLVVAGGDHPAVEEVLADRRLGRLAVVGPWLPVPDPKRVVLDQAIEDAAAITIDVTNA; this comes from the coding sequence GTGGCCACCCTCTTGCTCGCGTCGAGCCGACTCGTGCGCTGGGTCGAGAACTTCGAGTCCAGGCACGGCGACACCGCACTCACGGTCGCGGAGGGGGCGCTGGCCGGTGAGGCGGTCGACGGCTCGACGTTCACCGCCCGCCTGCCCTTCGCCACGTCGTACGTCGGAGGGGCGGGCGTCGCTGCCTTCGTGACGGCAGTCGAGATCCCGGCGTCGTGGGGGGTGCTGCTGGTGCGCAAGGGCGGGTTCGCGATCGCCCGGCTCGAGCGCGAGGACATGGTCGAGCACAAGATCGGCCAGCGGCACGTGCAGGGCCGCACCAAGGCCGGTGGGCAGAGCCAGCAGCGGTTCGCGCGGCGACGTGACAACCAGGCACGGCAGGCCTACGAAGCGGCAGCCGAGCACGCCGCGCGGATCCTGACCGGCGTGCCATTGGTGGTCGCTGGTGGGGACCACCCAGCGGTCGAGGAGGTGCTGGCCGACCGCCGGCTGGGTCGGCTCGCCGTGGTGGGGCCGTGGCTCCCCGTGCCGGATCCCAAGCGGGTGGTCCTCGACCAGGCGATCGAGGACGCTGCGGCAATCACCATCGACGTCACCAACGCCTGA
- a CDS encoding cupin domain-containing protein, which translates to MQKESLTALARHHLETASTAPSGRSAHTIYGGHEHVLRQTLIALRAGSNLDEHENPGEATVQVLHGRVTLVAGETRWNGSPGDLMTVPDSRHALEAVEDSVVLLTVAKGN; encoded by the coding sequence ATGCAGAAAGAGTCCCTGACAGCCTTGGCGCGTCACCACCTGGAGACGGCTTCGACAGCGCCGAGCGGTCGCAGCGCCCACACGATCTACGGAGGACACGAGCACGTCCTCCGCCAGACCCTGATCGCGCTCCGTGCGGGCTCGAACCTGGACGAGCACGAGAACCCGGGCGAAGCCACCGTCCAGGTGCTGCACGGCCGTGTCACCCTCGTGGCGGGTGAGACCAGGTGGAACGGGTCGCCCGGCGACCTGATGACCGTTCCCGACTCGCGGCACGCGCTCGAAGCCGTCGAGGACTCCGTCGTGCTGTTGACGGTGGCCAAGGGGAACTGA
- a CDS encoding neutral zinc metallopeptidase encodes MRFSPKARLDTSRVGDAGSGGARGGGPMRIPLPGGAKAGGGIGTLLVIVLIFVLNQCMGGGGTGLPTGGGQAQGGTDTGRMVDSERYANCKTGADAETDEDCARVGVENSLFNYWGDEAPKLGAEFVPAQMMTFSGAVSTGCGQATSQVGPFYCPPDQTIYLDTTFFQDVLEGQLDGQGGEFVEPYVIGHEYGHHIQNLLGIMGQVQTQKGPESDAVRLELQADCFAGVWTKAATGTTDKSGVEIFAEVNQQDITEALDSAKAVGDDRIQQRSGGGVDPDGWTHGSAEQRMKWFSAGYDSGDPNSCDTFSATTL; translated from the coding sequence ATGCGCTTCAGCCCCAAGGCCCGCCTCGACACCAGCCGTGTCGGCGATGCCGGCAGTGGCGGCGCCCGTGGCGGGGGTCCGATGCGCATCCCGCTGCCCGGCGGCGCCAAGGCAGGCGGCGGCATCGGCACGCTCCTCGTCATCGTGCTGATCTTCGTGCTCAACCAGTGCATGGGTGGCGGCGGCACGGGTCTGCCCACCGGAGGCGGTCAGGCGCAGGGCGGCACCGACACCGGCCGGATGGTCGACTCCGAGCGCTACGCCAACTGCAAGACCGGTGCCGACGCCGAGACCGACGAGGACTGCGCCCGCGTCGGCGTCGAGAACTCGCTGTTCAACTACTGGGGCGACGAGGCACCGAAGCTCGGCGCCGAGTTCGTGCCCGCGCAGATGATGACCTTCAGCGGCGCGGTCAGCACCGGCTGCGGCCAGGCCACCAGCCAGGTCGGGCCGTTCTACTGCCCGCCCGACCAGACGATCTACCTCGACACGACGTTCTTCCAGGACGTGCTCGAGGGCCAGCTCGATGGGCAGGGCGGCGAGTTCGTCGAGCCCTACGTCATCGGCCACGAGTACGGCCACCACATCCAGAACCTGCTCGGCATCATGGGCCAGGTGCAGACCCAGAAGGGTCCCGAGTCCGACGCCGTCCGCCTCGAGCTCCAGGCCGACTGCTTCGCCGGCGTGTGGACGAAGGCGGCCACCGGCACGACCGACAAGTCGGGCGTCGAGATCTTCGCCGAGGTCAACCAACAGGACATCACCGAGGCCCTCGACTCCGCGAAGGCGGTCGGCGACGACCGCATCCAGCAGCGTTCGGGTGGCGGGGTCGACCCCGACGGGTGGACGCACGGCTCGGCCGAGCAGCGGATGAAGTGGTTCTCCGCCGGCTACGACTCGGGCGACCCCAACTCCTGCGACACGTTCAGCGCCACCACGCTCTGA
- a CDS encoding response regulator transcription factor, which translates to MLIGICEDDAPIRGVLLQALKLSGHEVVSAHDGSEALRLFGADSGVDVLIMDIGLPDSDGRDVTRALRSAGQSAPVVFLTALGAVHDRLSGFSAGGDDYVPKPFDVKELIARVEAMGRRGRPSVRPLAGLTLDPAAHSVRTAAGEVLLTPTEFRMLAAITSRPGEVVRRRTVVAAAWPDGAVVSENTIDSFIRRVRTKLESVSSPVTIETVRGVGFRLT; encoded by the coding sequence GTGCTGATCGGCATCTGCGAGGACGACGCGCCCATCCGCGGCGTACTGCTCCAGGCACTGAAGCTGTCCGGCCACGAGGTCGTGAGCGCCCACGACGGCAGCGAGGCGCTGCGCCTCTTCGGCGCGGACAGCGGTGTCGACGTGCTGATCATGGACATCGGCCTGCCCGACTCCGACGGACGCGACGTGACGCGGGCGTTGAGGTCGGCCGGCCAGTCCGCGCCGGTGGTTTTCCTCACCGCGCTGGGTGCGGTGCACGACCGGCTGTCCGGTTTCAGTGCCGGCGGTGACGACTACGTCCCGAAGCCGTTCGACGTCAAGGAGCTGATCGCCCGCGTGGAGGCGATGGGCCGGCGCGGGCGCCCGAGCGTACGCCCGCTCGCGGGGCTCACGCTCGACCCGGCCGCACACTCCGTCCGTACGGCGGCCGGTGAGGTGCTGCTGACCCCGACCGAGTTCCGGATGCTCGCGGCGATCACGTCCCGGCCGGGCGAGGTCGTGCGGCGTCGTACCGTCGTCGCCGCTGCCTGGCCCGACGGCGCCGTCGTCAGCGAGAACACCATCGACTCGTTCATCCGCAGGGTGCGCACCAAGCTCGAGTCGGTGTCCTCGCCCGTCACCATCGAGACCGTGCGCGGCGTCGGGTTCCGGTTGACGTGA
- the moaA gene encoding GTP 3',8-cyclase MoaA, translating to MTHALEDLFGRVATDLRVSLTDRCNLRCSYCMPAEGLDWMPTEQTLTDDEVVRLVTIGVQQLGVLEVRFTGGEPLLRRGLPDIIRRTHQLGGVETSLTTNALGLARTAQTLADAGLDRVNVSLDTVRADTFEQITRRNRLHDVVAGLEAARDAGLGPVKINAVLLRGVNDDQAAELLRWSIDGGYHLRFIEQMPLDAQHDWSRTEMVTADEILERLEREFELTPAEEPRGSAPAELFSVDGGPATVGIIASVTRPFCGDCDRVRLTADGQVRNCLFARSESDLRTALRSGASDEEIAERWVIAMRGKLAGHGIDDPSFLQPTRPMSAIGG from the coding sequence GTGACTCACGCACTGGAAGACCTCTTCGGCCGGGTGGCCACGGACCTGCGCGTGTCCCTGACCGACCGGTGCAACCTGCGCTGTTCCTACTGCATGCCGGCCGAGGGGCTTGACTGGATGCCGACCGAGCAGACGCTGACCGACGACGAGGTCGTCCGGCTGGTCACCATCGGCGTGCAGCAGCTCGGAGTCCTCGAGGTGCGTTTCACCGGCGGCGAGCCGCTGCTGCGCCGCGGCCTGCCCGACATCATCCGGCGCACGCACCAGCTGGGTGGCGTCGAGACGTCGCTGACCACCAACGCACTCGGCCTGGCGCGCACCGCTCAGACGCTGGCCGACGCCGGTCTCGACCGGGTCAACGTCAGCCTCGACACGGTCCGGGCCGACACCTTCGAGCAGATCACCCGGCGCAACCGGCTGCACGACGTGGTCGCCGGTCTGGAGGCCGCCCGCGACGCCGGGCTCGGCCCGGTCAAGATCAACGCCGTCCTGCTGCGCGGCGTCAACGACGACCAGGCGGCCGAGCTGCTGCGCTGGTCGATCGACGGGGGCTACCACCTCCGCTTCATCGAGCAGATGCCTCTCGACGCCCAGCACGACTGGTCGCGCACCGAGATGGTGACCGCCGACGAGATCCTGGAGCGGCTCGAGCGGGAGTTCGAGCTCACGCCTGCCGAGGAGCCGCGGGGCAGCGCCCCGGCCGAGCTGTTCAGCGTCGACGGCGGCCCGGCGACCGTCGGCATCATCGCCTCGGTCACGCGGCCGTTCTGCGGTGACTGCGACCGGGTGCGGCTGACCGCCGATGGCCAGGTCCGCAACTGCCTCTTCGCGCGCAGCGAGTCCGACCTGCGTACGGCGCTGCGCTCCGGCGCCAGCGACGAGGAGATCGCCGAGCGCTGGGTGATCGCGATGCGCGGCAAGCTCGCCGGACACGGCATCGACGACCCGAGCTTCCTCCAGCCGACCCGCCCGATGTCGGCCATCGGGGGCTGA
- a CDS encoding ATP-binding protein, whose product MPALLEPAVPLHHGQPLPDPAESERPPGAGSGQQDQDQLLRESLTNVTRHAHATSVEVVVTATGEHVAVDVIDNGVGIGSSTRRSGLTNLRQRAKKRGGTLTVPEHDGTHLRWTVPLPGS is encoded by the coding sequence GTGCCCGCGCTACTTGAGCCAGCCGTTCCGCTGCACCACGGGCAGCCGCTCCCAGACCCGGCCGAGTCCGAACGTCCGCCCGGCGCCGGCAGCGGCCAGCAGGACCAGGACCAGCTGCTCCGCGAGTCACTGACCAATGTCACCCGGCATGCGCACGCCACGAGCGTCGAGGTCGTGGTCACCGCCACGGGCGAGCACGTCGCGGTCGACGTCATCGACAACGGCGTCGGGATCGGCTCGTCCACCCGTCGCAGCGGCCTCACCAACCTTCGCCAGCGCGCCAAGAAGCGCGGCGGGACCCTCACGGTGCCCGAGCACGACGGCACCCATCTGCGCTGGACCGTGCCCCTTCCGGGCAGCTGA
- a CDS encoding ABC-F family ATP-binding cassette domain-containing protein: protein MITAQQLEVRAGARLLMEGVSFRVAPGDKVGLVGRNGAGKTTLTKILAGEAQPASGSVHAIGEVGYLPQDPRIGDPEVLARDRILSARGLDDVVRRMREAEAEMASDDVKVSERAMRRYTRADTELHAGGGYAAESEAAQIAQSLGIEERVLAQQLKTLSGGQRRRVELARILFSGAETLLLDEPTNHLDADSIVWLREFLRAHRGGLIVISHDNALLETTVNKVLHLDANRGVIDVYNMGWKAYLTQRETDERRRKRERSNAESKAKTLTDQANKMRAKASKAVAAQSMLKRAEKMMAGLEGERAADKVARIKFPAPAPCGKTPITAEELSKSYGSLEVFTDVDLAIDKGSRVVILGLNGAGKTTMLRILAGVDQPDTGQVVAGHGLKLGYYAQEHETLDTSRTVLENMQSAAPQLTDSETRSVLGSFLFSGDDAHKSASVLSGGEKTRLALASLVVSSANVLLLDEPTNNLDPASREEVLAAIRTYEGAIILVTHDEGAVRALEPDRVLLLPDGDEDLWNDDYADLVSLA, encoded by the coding sequence ATGATCACCGCCCAACAACTCGAGGTGCGCGCAGGTGCACGTCTCCTGATGGAGGGCGTGTCCTTCCGCGTGGCTCCCGGCGACAAGGTCGGCCTAGTCGGCCGCAACGGCGCCGGCAAGACCACCCTGACCAAGATCCTCGCCGGCGAGGCCCAGCCGGCGTCGGGTTCCGTGCACGCCATCGGCGAGGTCGGCTACCTGCCCCAGGACCCGCGGATCGGCGACCCCGAGGTGCTGGCCCGCGACCGCATCCTGTCGGCCCGCGGCCTCGACGACGTCGTACGACGGATGCGTGAGGCCGAGGCCGAGATGGCCAGCGACGATGTGAAGGTGAGCGAGCGTGCGATGCGTCGCTACACGCGTGCCGACACCGAGCTGCACGCTGGTGGTGGCTACGCCGCCGAGTCGGAGGCCGCCCAGATCGCGCAGAGCCTCGGCATCGAGGAGCGGGTGCTCGCGCAGCAGCTGAAGACCCTGTCCGGTGGACAGCGACGCCGCGTCGAGCTGGCCCGGATCCTGTTCTCCGGCGCCGAGACGCTGCTGCTCGACGAGCCCACCAACCACCTCGACGCCGACTCGATCGTCTGGTTGCGGGAGTTTCTCCGGGCGCACCGCGGCGGCCTGATCGTGATCAGCCACGACAATGCCCTACTCGAGACCACCGTCAACAAGGTGCTCCACCTCGATGCCAACCGCGGCGTGATCGACGTCTACAACATGGGCTGGAAGGCCTACCTCACCCAGCGCGAGACCGACGAGCGACGCCGCAAGCGCGAGCGCTCCAACGCCGAGTCGAAGGCCAAGACGCTCACCGACCAGGCCAACAAGATGCGCGCCAAGGCCAGCAAGGCCGTCGCCGCGCAGTCGATGCTCAAGCGTGCCGAGAAGATGATGGCCGGCCTGGAGGGCGAGCGCGCAGCCGACAAGGTCGCCCGGATCAAGTTCCCCGCGCCCGCGCCGTGCGGCAAGACCCCGATCACCGCCGAGGAGCTGTCCAAGTCCTACGGCTCGCTCGAGGTCTTCACCGACGTCGACCTGGCCATCGACAAGGGCTCCCGCGTGGTGATCCTCGGCCTCAACGGTGCTGGCAAGACCACGATGCTGCGGATCCTCGCCGGCGTCGACCAGCCCGACACCGGCCAGGTGGTGGCCGGTCACGGGCTCAAGCTGGGCTACTACGCGCAGGAGCACGAGACTCTCGACACCAGCCGCACGGTGCTCGAGAACATGCAGTCTGCGGCGCCGCAGCTCACCGACAGCGAGACCCGCAGTGTGCTGGGCTCGTTCCTCTTCTCCGGCGACGACGCCCACAAGTCGGCCTCGGTGCTCTCGGGCGGTGAGAAGACCCGCCTGGCCCTGGCCAGCCTGGTGGTCTCGAGCGCCAACGTGCTGCTGCTCGACGAGCCCACCAACAACCTCGACCCCGCCTCTCGCGAGGAGGTGCTGGCCGCGATCCGCACCTACGAGGGCGCGATCATCCTGGTCACCCACGACGAGGGCGCCGTACGCGCTCTCGAGCCCGACCGGGTGCTGCTCCTGCCCGACGGCGACGAGGACCTCTGGAACGACGACTACGCCGACCTGGTCAGCCTCGCTTAA